A part of Deltaproteobacteria bacterium genomic DNA contains:
- a CDS encoding DUF2058 domain-containing protein: MQNLRDKLLKAGLVTEKQAQEAAKQQRQDSPKKHREREKQVSEEERQRREAFAAREVELAEERRKEAAKQAEARMQSERARRLRQLVETHRIREAGEVSFHYVRRSGKIGRLDVSLETQKNLEQGAAAVVEDPGSPDCAVVPGEAAKRVYEVDPQAIRFWYGPEKPIGFSDVGE, translated from the coding sequence AAAACCTTCGCGACAAGCTGCTGAAGGCCGGCCTGGTCACCGAGAAGCAGGCGCAAGAGGCCGCCAAGCAGCAGCGCCAGGACTCCCCGAAGAAGCATCGGGAGCGCGAGAAGCAGGTGAGCGAGGAGGAGCGGCAGCGCCGCGAGGCGTTCGCTGCGCGAGAGGTGGAGCTGGCGGAAGAGCGGCGCAAGGAGGCGGCGAAGCAGGCCGAGGCGCGGATGCAATCGGAGCGCGCGCGGCGGCTGCGCCAGCTGGTCGAGACGCATCGGATCCGGGAGGCGGGCGAGGTGTCGTTCCACTACGTCCGGCGGAGCGGCAAGATCGGGCGGCTCGACGTGTCGCTCGAGACGCAGAAGAACCTCGAGCAGGGCGCGGCGGCGGTGGTGGAGGATCCGGGATCGCCGGACTGCGCCGTGGTGCCCGGCGAGGCGGCGAAGCGCGTCTACGAAGTCGATCCCCAGGCGATCCGGTTCTGGTACGGGCCCGAGAAGCCAATCGGCTTCTCCGACGTG